A DNA window from Nocardioides palaemonis contains the following coding sequences:
- a CDS encoding HIT domain-containing protein yields MTSTDADCIFCKIVAGEVPADVLGRADHAVAIQDLNPQAPFHALVIPFDHHENAAASAAADPAVLGHLVSLADEVARAAGNDDYRLIANTGAGAGQTVFHTHLHVLAGTSRMTEALV; encoded by the coding sequence ATGACCTCGACGGATGCCGACTGCATCTTCTGCAAGATCGTGGCGGGCGAGGTGCCCGCCGACGTGCTCGGGCGCGCCGACCACGCCGTGGCCATCCAGGACCTCAACCCGCAGGCGCCGTTCCACGCGCTCGTCATCCCGTTCGACCACCACGAGAACGCCGCCGCGTCCGCGGCCGCCGACCCGGCCGTCCTCGGTCACCTGGTGTCGCTGGCCGACGAGGTCGCCCGGGCGGCCGGCAACGACGACTACCGCCTCATCGCCAACACCGGTGCGGGCGCCGGGCAGACGGTCTTCCACACCCACCTCCACGTGCTCGCCGGCACGTCGCGGATGACCGAGGCCCTGGTGTGA
- a CDS encoding Gmad2 immunoglobulin-like domain-containing protein → MTFPVRVPARPDVRRWAGAAALAAVCSLSLAACGDDPEPVSDETSEPTAGGSSEPAPTASPSEPTDSPTASPSESPSGTTVPVYYAGDGPGGTVLFREFRRVEGDPLLEAARLVAGGTPDDPDYRTLWPQVEITSVQATDGVLLVTVPSDAFTAAPDGMSERDARLALQQLVYTLQGVQQERVPVQVQREGGAPLFGLPTEAPYEAADPLQTLNLVSITSPAEGDTVTGDSLTVTGVSSSFEASGPCRILRGDVVLVDGGYQAEGWLDRLYPFEAQLPLDGVTGEVTLQCETDDPSGGTEGNGPAVDTKTITIAG, encoded by the coding sequence ATGACCTTCCCCGTCCGCGTCCCCGCGCGCCCCGACGTACGCCGCTGGGCCGGCGCGGCGGCGCTGGCGGCCGTCTGCAGCCTGTCCCTCGCCGCCTGCGGCGACGACCCGGAGCCGGTCTCCGACGAAACGAGCGAGCCCACCGCGGGTGGGTCGTCCGAGCCCGCGCCGACCGCGTCGCCGTCCGAGCCGACCGACTCCCCCACCGCGTCCCCGTCGGAGTCACCCTCGGGCACGACCGTGCCGGTCTACTACGCGGGCGACGGCCCGGGCGGGACCGTCCTGTTCCGCGAGTTCCGCCGCGTCGAGGGCGACCCGCTGCTCGAGGCCGCCCGCCTCGTCGCGGGCGGCACCCCGGACGACCCCGACTACCGCACGCTGTGGCCGCAGGTCGAGATCACCTCGGTCCAGGCCACCGACGGCGTGCTGCTGGTCACCGTGCCGTCCGACGCCTTCACCGCCGCGCCCGACGGCATGTCGGAGCGCGACGCGCGCCTCGCGCTCCAGCAGCTGGTCTACACGCTGCAGGGCGTGCAGCAGGAGCGGGTGCCGGTGCAGGTGCAGCGCGAGGGCGGCGCGCCGCTGTTCGGCCTGCCGACCGAGGCGCCGTACGAGGCCGCCGACCCGCTGCAGACGCTCAACCTGGTCAGCATCACCTCGCCCGCCGAGGGCGACACGGTCACCGGCGACTCCCTCACGGTCACGGGCGTGTCCAGCTCGTTCGAGGCGTCCGGCCCGTGCCGGATCCTGCGCGGCGACGTCGTCCTCGTCGACGGCGGCTACCAGGCGGAGGGCTGGCTCGACCGGCTCTACCCCTTCGAGGCGCAGCTGCCGCTCGACGGCGTCACCGGCGAGGTGACGCTGCAGTGCGAGACCGACGACCCGTCCGGCGGCACCGAGGGCAACGGCCCTGCGGTCGACACGAAGACCATCACCATCGC